Proteins from a genomic interval of Desulfofustis limnaeus:
- a CDS encoding universal stress protein: protein MDFKKILIAVDGSENASRAVSYVGDMMAGAPGVQIMLLCIERFPDRDLFPDEASWKTRCTEHRDELHRFLLQARTLLVTKGIADTAISERYVVSCSSPFADRSATRCSFGTSIAQEILAVLKEEEFGTVVVGRRGVSKAEEFLFGSVSNKIIHHAKNCTVWVVA, encoded by the coding sequence ATGGATTTCAAGAAGATACTGATCGCTGTGGACGGATCGGAGAACGCCTCCCGGGCGGTGAGCTATGTCGGCGATATGATGGCCGGGGCGCCGGGTGTTCAGATCATGCTGCTCTGTATCGAGCGTTTTCCCGATCGCGACCTCTTTCCCGACGAGGCTTCCTGGAAAACGCGGTGCACCGAACATCGGGACGAACTGCACCGTTTTCTCCTCCAAGCGCGGACCCTGCTGGTCACCAAAGGTATCGCCGACACCGCCATCAGCGAACGCTACGTGGTCAGCTGCTCGTCGCCGTTCGCCGACCGGTCGGCAACCCGATGCAGCTTCGGCACCTCCATTGCCCAGGAAATCCTGGCTGTGCTCAAGGAAGAGGAATTCGGCACCGTGGTCGTGGGTCGGCGTGGCGTGTCCAAGGCCGAGGAATTTCTCTTCGGCTCGGTCTCCAATAAAATCATCCACCATGCCAAAAACTGCACGGTCTGGGT